The following are encoded together in the Bombus vancouverensis nearcticus unplaced genomic scaffold, iyBomVanc1_principal scaffold0018, whole genome shotgun sequence genome:
- the LOC143304073 gene encoding uncharacterized protein LOC143304073, translating to MAAASLSFQCLLGKHAQLRCSPITRTSSFELFCASVIDVRTMFAESFPSEVPFQTSLPKRKRDSEEPMGDSGGPIKRMRPCDKPRVSEWLEELFNIGAEAVSKLGFDDLVTFDENFFDAETVVLEREPPLVEIVDTDRCVKVRFANEIPEEVLEAHLRHHASGRKGISPVVRYWCMREFSELYPGAPCFDFDLV from the exons atggctgcagcatcattatcatttcaatgtttactgggtaaacacgcgcagctccgctgctctcccataacaaggacctcctccttcgagttgttttgc gcttcggtgatcgacgttcgaacaatgtttgcggagtcgtttccatcagaggttcctttccagacttccctg cccaagcgaaagagggattccgaagaacccatgggcgactcgggaggaccaatcaaacgcatgcggccctgtgataaaccacgagtatcagagtggttggaggaactattcaacattggtgccgaggccgtgtcgaaattgggctttgacgatttggttactttcgacgagaatttcttcgatgcagagaccgtcgtattggagagggaaccccctctggttgaaatcgttgataccgatcgttgcgtgaaagttcgttttgcgaatgaaattcccgaagaggttttggaggcacatcttcgtcaccacgcttctgggagaaagggaatttcccctgttgtgcgctattggtgtatgcgtgagttcagcgaactttatcccggagctccttgcttcgattttgatttagtgtag